In a genomic window of Xylophilus rhododendri:
- a CDS encoding aconitase family protein encodes MPATQPADPGILFSPRILFLATSAEVVLSCLAGHPPPLAGARPLRDDVSTDEITPLPILTHYDEQLGRYPYTGFRAGDATPVATDAIRAAGIEVVVAGKRYGKGSSREHSPAAEKYAGVRLVIAESFERIYRQNADNIGLFTSTDLALADRIAAGESIPIDELVAGRDALAAAILRHGGLLRFGQACMRDIVAAPDAADHGPRTLFEKIVARHALSTGLTPAHPAPGDGAFVRADWRFIHEYYTGMASHMLHATFGRPLALYDTASIVVFEDHTSYVQESPAHVRAGLVPNVRRMVDAQRAFAADYALRTHRTLTEQEAALDDGRNVAGISHAMVAEHYALPGQLVVGTDSHTPHSGALGCVAFGVGTTDMANAFVTGAVRLTVPRSLKVVLNGGLQEGVTAKDLVLHLLALPGIRAGGGVGKVFEFTGPGIAGLCTDERATLTNMCAELGGFTGIVAPDEETVRFLRERRGIEFRLEDWMRSDPGAVYADLIEVDCAAITPMVATPGDPGNGLPLAGLAERVRIDIAYGGSCTAGKREDFDHYHAVLRWAADRGLRVAPGVSLFLQFGTTAVRDHCVAAGYLDAFERVGARMLQPSCGACGNCGPGGSSTREQITVSAINRNFPGRGGPGSVWLASPPTVAASAIAGELLTFEELRNRY; translated from the coding sequence ATGCCAGCCACCCAGCCCGCCGATCCCGGCATTCTTTTTTCGCCCCGCATCCTGTTCCTGGCCACGTCGGCCGAGGTCGTCCTGTCCTGCCTGGCCGGCCACCCGCCGCCGCTGGCCGGCGCCCGGCCGCTGCGCGACGACGTGTCCACCGACGAGATCACGCCGCTGCCCATCCTCACCCACTACGACGAACAGCTGGGCCGCTACCCCTACACCGGCTTTCGTGCCGGCGATGCCACGCCGGTGGCCACCGACGCGATCCGCGCGGCCGGCATCGAAGTCGTGGTGGCGGGCAAACGCTACGGCAAGGGCTCGTCGCGCGAGCACAGCCCGGCGGCCGAGAAATACGCCGGCGTGCGCCTGGTGATCGCCGAGAGCTTCGAGCGCATCTACCGGCAGAACGCCGACAACATCGGCCTGTTCACCAGCACCGATCTGGCGCTGGCGGACCGCATCGCCGCGGGCGAGTCCATCCCCATCGACGAGCTGGTGGCCGGGCGCGACGCGCTGGCGGCGGCCATCCTGCGCCACGGCGGCCTGCTGCGTTTCGGCCAGGCCTGCATGCGCGACATCGTGGCAGCGCCCGACGCCGCCGACCACGGGCCGCGCACGCTGTTCGAGAAGATCGTGGCCCGCCACGCCCTGTCGACCGGGCTGACCCCGGCGCATCCGGCGCCGGGCGACGGCGCCTTCGTGCGGGCCGACTGGCGTTTCATCCACGAGTACTACACCGGCATGGCCTCGCACATGCTCCACGCCACCTTCGGCCGGCCGCTGGCGCTGTACGACACCGCCAGCATCGTGGTGTTCGAGGACCACACCTCCTACGTGCAGGAAAGCCCGGCCCATGTGCGGGCCGGACTCGTGCCCAATGTGCGCCGCATGGTCGATGCCCAGCGGGCCTTCGCCGCCGACTACGCGCTGCGCACCCACCGCACCCTCACCGAGCAGGAAGCCGCGCTCGACGACGGCCGCAACGTCGCCGGCATCTCCCATGCGATGGTGGCCGAGCACTACGCGTTGCCGGGCCAGCTGGTGGTGGGCACCGACTCGCACACGCCGCACAGCGGCGCCCTGGGCTGCGTGGCCTTCGGCGTGGGCACCACCGACATGGCCAATGCCTTCGTCACCGGCGCGGTCCGGCTGACGGTGCCCCGGTCGCTGAAGGTCGTGCTGAACGGCGGCCTTCAGGAAGGCGTCACCGCCAAGGACCTGGTGCTGCACCTGCTCGCCCTGCCCGGCATCCGGGCCGGAGGCGGCGTCGGCAAGGTGTTCGAGTTCACCGGGCCGGGCATCGCCGGCCTGTGCACCGACGAACGCGCCACGCTCACCAATATGTGCGCCGAACTCGGCGGCTTCACCGGCATCGTGGCGCCCGACGAGGAGACGGTGCGTTTCCTGCGCGAGCGCAGGGGCATCGAATTCCGGCTCGAAGACTGGATGCGCAGCGACCCCGGCGCGGTGTATGCGGACCTCATCGAGGTCGACTGCGCCGCCATCACGCCCATGGTGGCCACGCCGGGCGATCCCGGCAACGGCCTGCCGCTGGCCGGGCTGGCCGAGCGGGTGCGCATCGACATCGCCTACGGCGGCTCCTGCACCGCCGGCAAACGGGAAGACTTCGACCACTACCACGCCGTGCTGCGCTGGGCCGCCGACCGCGGCCTGCGTGTGGCGCCCGGCGTGTCGCTGTTCCTGCAGTTCGGCACCACCGCGGTCCGCGACCACTGCGTGGCGGCCGGCTACCTCGATGCCTTCGAGAGGGTCGGCGCCCGCATGCTGCAGCCGTCCTGCGGCGCCTGCGGGAACTGCGGGCCGGGCGGCTCTTCCACCCGCGAGCAGATCACCGTCAGCGCCATCAACCGGAATTTCCCCGGACGCGGCGGCCCGGGCAGCGTCTGGCTGGCCAGTCCGCCCACGGTCGCGGCCAGCGCCATCGCCGGGGAACTGCTGACTTTCGAGGAGCTGCGCAACCGATATTGA
- a CDS encoding tripartite tricarboxylate transporter substrate binding protein codes for MRQELSRRAFTRLSACAAAAALGPHTGAWAQPAGLPGASDKPIRLVVPLAAGSTVDAVARAIAPAFGRSTGHPLVVENLVGAGGIPGTSQIVKAPRDGLTLGMVSSNHVINPSIYKSVPYDSLKDITPIAVIATVPLVLVVHPGLPVKSVKELIAYAHEKPGVLNYGSAGNGSTLQLAAELLVSETGISLKHVPYRGTGPLITDLIGGQVQLAFVSISQVAPQVKAGTLRALAISTPRRSAALPELPTLAEAGVPNYSFDAWIALIGPADLPKAVVDADARAIRAAMASPEANAAIAGQGLNILDIGPDAAAAFFSAELLKHQKLVKQSGAVLD; via the coding sequence ATGAGACAAGAACTGAGCCGAAGGGCATTCACCCGCCTGAGCGCCTGCGCCGCGGCCGCCGCGCTGGGCCCGCACACCGGCGCATGGGCCCAGCCCGCCGGCCTGCCCGGCGCCTCGGACAAGCCGATCCGCCTGGTGGTGCCGCTGGCCGCGGGCTCGACCGTGGATGCGGTCGCCCGCGCCATCGCGCCGGCGTTCGGCCGCTCCACCGGCCATCCGCTGGTGGTGGAGAACCTGGTCGGCGCCGGCGGCATCCCCGGCACCTCGCAGATCGTCAAGGCGCCGCGGGACGGGCTGACGCTGGGCATGGTCTCCTCCAACCACGTGATCAACCCCAGCATCTACAAGTCGGTGCCCTACGACAGCCTGAAGGACATCACCCCCATCGCCGTGATCGCCACCGTGCCCCTGGTGCTGGTGGTGCATCCGGGCCTGCCGGTGAAAAGCGTCAAGGAGCTGATCGCCTACGCCCACGAAAAACCCGGCGTGCTGAATTACGGCTCCGCCGGCAACGGCAGCACCCTGCAGCTGGCGGCGGAACTGCTGGTCAGCGAGACCGGCATATCGCTCAAGCATGTGCCCTACCGGGGCACCGGGCCGCTGATCACCGACCTCATCGGCGGCCAGGTGCAGCTGGCCTTCGTCTCCATCTCGCAGGTCGCGCCGCAGGTGAAGGCCGGCACCCTGCGGGCGCTGGCGATCAGCACGCCCCGGCGCTCCGCCGCCCTGCCGGAGCTGCCGACGCTGGCCGAAGCGGGCGTGCCCAACTACAGCTTCGACGCCTGGATCGCGCTGATCGGCCCCGCCGACCTGCCCAAGGCCGTGGTGGATGCCGATGCCCGGGCGATCCGCGCCGCCATGGCTTCGCCGGAGGCTAACGCGGCCATCGCCGGCCAGGGCTTGAACATTCTCGACATCGGGCCGGACGCCGCCGCGGCCTTCTTCAGCGCCGAACTGCTGAAGCACCAGAAGCTGGTGAAGCAGTCCGGCGCGGTGCTGGACTGA
- a CDS encoding RraA family protein has product MHSIDPDEPPFIGTADLCDRLGTAARVCRAPLRPYGGRRRLAGPVACLRTHEDVALLKGLLAQAGRGGFWWWTAADPWRRRCWAPTWPGSPWRRAGPG; this is encoded by the coding sequence ATGCATTCGATCGATCCCGACGAGCCGCCCTTCATCGGCACGGCCGACCTGTGCGACCGGCTCGGCACCGCCGCCCGGGTCTGCCGGGCGCCCCTGCGGCCCTACGGCGGGCGCAGACGCCTGGCCGGCCCGGTGGCCTGCCTCAGGACCCATGAGGACGTGGCCCTGCTCAAGGGCCTGCTGGCGCAAGCGGGCCGGGGCGGGTTCTGGTGGTGGACGGCGGCGGATCCCTGGAGGCGGCGCTGCTGGGCGCCCACATGGCCCGGCTCGCCATGGCGCAGGGCTGGGCCGGGCTGA
- a CDS encoding RraA family protein, whose product MDGGGSLEAALLGAHMARLAMAQGWAGLIIHGAVRDAEELETLDIAIWALGTCPARGGSAGTGEVDGVLDFGRTGFAPGGWVTADADGVVVLETPPRP is encoded by the coding sequence GTGGACGGCGGCGGATCCCTGGAGGCGGCGCTGCTGGGCGCCCACATGGCCCGGCTCGCCATGGCGCAGGGCTGGGCCGGGCTGATCATCCACGGCGCGGTGCGGGACGCCGAAGAACTCGAGACGCTGGACATCGCCATCTGGGCCCTGGGCACATGCCCGGCGCGGGGTGGCTCAGCGGGCACCGGCGAGGTCGACGGCGTGCTGGACTTCGGGCGAACCGGCTTCGCTCCCGGAGGCTGGGTGACGGCCGATGCGGACGGCGTCGTGGTCCTGGAGACCCCGCCAAGGCCTTGA
- a CDS encoding DnaJ domain-containing protein produces MQDHYLALGVGSSASLADIKKAYRQQAALHHPDRNPAPDAARRFRAVQEAYDILGDADKREAYDNNRKRNLLDDPLETARTIWADYFQRLI; encoded by the coding sequence ATGCAAGACCACTATCTCGCCCTGGGTGTCGGCAGCAGCGCGAGCCTGGCCGACATCAAGAAGGCTTACCGCCAGCAGGCCGCCCTGCACCATCCGGACCGCAACCCGGCGCCGGATGCGGCCAGGCGCTTTCGCGCGGTGCAGGAGGCCTACGACATCCTCGGCGACGCGGACAAACGCGAGGCCTACGACAACAACCGCAAACGCAATCTGCTCGACGATCCGCTGGAAACGGCACGCACGATCTGGGCAGACTATTTCCAACGGCTCATCTAG
- a CDS encoding dehydroquinate synthase/iron-containing alcohol dehydrogenase family protein — protein sequence MSAPFPTASQSVALFDDRPFFEKALQHGVRHGILLPERLAAMRQEAPKGMVQIARYFGTEYLRPDLEKARDRLVNLMSLYLEHSTGGDLDRAAEALRDHSLLSRSKGGSDMLKALIAMPQSSHFGMQEHGAFLDKHIPLLAKWSLRSLPEYLAEHAERSHATTLVEAAIWMAARLGLDADDLEEAGKDAEAVVRTALLVRAARRSAMPDWAAFEKMVLALRRKYAPRADGQAVPVPIDLPRDLPAQYLEAVRSVLASVEQDMPRILDAALGVRKLFDQTPAFIGRYFWSEDAMADLEHFERGNSAVWDKATEGHNDDSSLLTLFLRLATQARPATLLSRKTAASLVKKVRTSGLDAELPRQFVLQHAPVQLQNDYLQLWNAFIEEAEPVLRSDRVQATEDAMALLRRECNIGE from the coding sequence ATGTCCGCGCCCTTCCCCACCGCTTCCCAGTCCGTCGCACTCTTCGACGACCGGCCTTTCTTCGAGAAGGCCCTGCAGCACGGCGTGCGCCACGGCATCCTGCTGCCCGAGCGGCTGGCCGCCATGCGCCAGGAAGCCCCCAAGGGCATGGTGCAGATCGCGCGCTATTTCGGCACCGAATACCTGCGCCCCGACCTGGAGAAGGCGCGCGACCGGCTGGTCAACCTGATGAGCCTGTACCTGGAGCATTCCACCGGCGGCGACCTGGACCGGGCCGCCGAGGCCCTGCGCGACCACAGCCTGCTGTCGCGCTCCAAGGGCGGCTCGGACATGCTGAAGGCGCTGATCGCCATGCCGCAAAGCAGCCATTTCGGCATGCAGGAGCACGGCGCCTTCCTGGACAAACACATCCCGCTGTTGGCCAAGTGGTCCCTGCGCAGCCTGCCCGAATACCTGGCCGAGCACGCCGAACGCAGCCATGCCACCACCCTGGTGGAGGCCGCCATCTGGATGGCGGCCAGGCTGGGCCTGGATGCCGACGACCTGGAGGAAGCCGGCAAGGACGCGGAAGCCGTGGTGCGCACCGCCCTGCTGGTGCGCGCGGCCCGGCGCAGCGCCATGCCGGACTGGGCCGCCTTCGAGAAGATGGTGCTGGCCCTGCGCAGGAAATACGCGCCCAGGGCCGACGGCCAGGCGGTACCGGTCCCCATCGACCTGCCGCGCGACCTGCCGGCGCAGTACCTGGAAGCGGTGCGCTCGGTGTTGGCCTCGGTCGAACAGGACATGCCGCGCATCCTCGATGCCGCCCTCGGCGTACGCAAGCTCTTCGACCAGACGCCAGCCTTCATCGGCCGCTATTTCTGGTCCGAGGACGCCATGGCCGACCTGGAGCATTTCGAGCGCGGCAACAGCGCCGTGTGGGACAAGGCCACCGAAGGCCACAACGACGACAGCTCCCTGCTGACCCTGTTCCTGCGCCTGGCCACGCAGGCCAGACCCGCCACGCTGCTGAGCAGGAAAACGGCCGCCAGCCTGGTCAAGAAGGTCCGTACCTCCGGGCTGGATGCCGAACTGCCCCGGCAATTCGTGCTGCAACATGCGCCGGTGCAGCTGCAGAACGACTACCTGCAGCTGTGGAACGCCTTCATCGAGGAGGCCGAACCGGTGCTGCGCAGCGACCGGGTGCAGGCCACCGAGGACGCGATGGCGCTGTTGCGCCGGGAATGCAATATCGGCGAGTAG
- a CDS encoding DUF308 domain-containing protein — protein sequence MNSQTRSADAAPQGSPWLKTYYFLRAAFSIAWVLAAFTVGKQMPAVGTVLLVVYPAWDALANWLDARQSGGLARNPTQKLNLLASGVVALAIAVASAFGMHAVLDVFGLWAGVAGILQLATGLRRWKTAGAQWPMILSGAQSTLAGGLFIHQATGQNMPAITDIAPYAAVGAFYFLVSGISIVVGELRGRRKPAA from the coding sequence ATGAACAGCCAGACCCGATCCGCCGATGCCGCCCCACAGGGCAGCCCATGGCTCAAGACCTACTACTTCCTGCGCGCCGCCTTCTCCATCGCCTGGGTGCTGGCGGCCTTCACCGTCGGCAAACAGATGCCGGCGGTCGGCACGGTGCTGCTGGTGGTCTACCCGGCCTGGGATGCGCTGGCCAACTGGCTCGATGCCCGGCAGAGCGGCGGGCTGGCGCGCAATCCCACGCAGAAGCTCAATCTGCTGGCCAGCGGCGTCGTGGCCCTGGCCATCGCGGTCGCGTCGGCCTTCGGCATGCATGCGGTGCTGGATGTCTTCGGCCTGTGGGCGGGCGTGGCCGGCATCCTGCAGCTGGCGACCGGCCTGCGGCGCTGGAAGACCGCCGGCGCGCAGTGGCCGATGATCCTCAGCGGCGCGCAATCGACGCTGGCCGGGGGGCTCTTCATCCACCAGGCCACCGGGCAGAACATGCCGGCCATCACCGACATCGCGCCCTATGCCGCGGTGGGGGCCTTCTACTTTCTGGTGTCCGGCATTTCCATCGTGGTCGGTGAACTGCGAGGCCGTCGCAAGCCGGCTGCCTGA
- a CDS encoding TetR/AcrR family transcriptional regulator, producing the protein MQISKPTIHHHFPSKADLVQTVVRRYRQQARDGMAAMERVIAGPGERLQAYTGYWEACIRDGTASLCVCAMLAAEMPAIPSVVADEVRGHFLDLTAWLATVLEQGASAGVFQLRGTPEAEAMALMATVHGAMLAARAYGDPAIFKTIIGPSLAQLSRAA; encoded by the coding sequence GTGCAGATCAGCAAACCCACGATCCACCACCATTTCCCCAGCAAGGCCGACCTGGTCCAGACCGTGGTGCGGCGCTATCGCCAGCAGGCGCGCGACGGCATGGCGGCGATGGAGCGTGTCATCGCCGGCCCTGGCGAACGGCTGCAGGCCTACACCGGCTATTGGGAGGCCTGCATCCGCGACGGCACCGCCTCGCTGTGCGTGTGCGCCATGCTGGCCGCCGAGATGCCGGCCATCCCGTCCGTGGTCGCCGACGAGGTGCGCGGCCATTTCCTGGACCTGACGGCCTGGCTGGCGACCGTGCTGGAGCAGGGCGCGTCGGCCGGTGTGTTCCAGCTGCGCGGCACGCCCGAGGCCGAAGCCATGGCGCTGATGGCCACCGTGCACGGGGCCATGCTGGCCGCGCGGGCGTACGGCGATCCGGCCATCTTCAAGACCATCATCGGACCGTCGCTGGCCCAGCTGTCCCGCGCGGCCTGA
- a CDS encoding VOC family protein has translation MKTQCTGTLNHLSLPTTNPAATAAFFQQHFGCEIVAVGQSILLQRDGFDIVLDHVQEPASWPSNFHFGFEMATLLEVQDLYETFRQAGVKMETEVFNNTRGSRFFCRTPEGVLIEVNTREDKEGGWRQLF, from the coding sequence ATGAAAACCCAATGCACCGGCACACTCAACCACCTGAGCCTGCCCACCACCAACCCTGCGGCCACCGCCGCCTTCTTCCAGCAGCACTTCGGCTGCGAGATCGTCGCCGTCGGCCAGAGCATCCTGCTCCAGCGCGACGGCTTCGACATCGTGCTCGACCATGTGCAAGAGCCTGCGTCCTGGCCATCGAATTTTCATTTCGGCTTCGAAATGGCCACCCTGCTCGAAGTCCAGGATCTGTACGAGACATTCCGGCAGGCAGGCGTGAAGATGGAGACGGAGGTCTTCAACAACACGCGGGGCTCGCGTTTCTTCTGCCGCACGCCAGAAGGCGTGCTGATCGAGGTGAACACGCGCGAAGACAAGGAAGGCGGCTGGCGCCAGCTGTTCTAG
- a CDS encoding SDR family NAD(P)-dependent oxidoreductase — MALFENRVAMVTGGASGIGEAVVKDLLAEGAKVVIADFDEAGAKRLADGYGADRALAFKADVSDAAAVKACVDFAVAKFGGLHLAVNNAGIGAPSTPLADIAVEDWHRVLGVDLHGVFYGMKYQIPAMLASGGGAIVNMASILGAVGWAGSAAYVTSKHAVLGMTKTAALDYAGQAIRVNAVGPAFVDTPALGKTMTEQERSVLADMHAFKRLARPEEVAALTSFLLSDRASFMTGTYYPVDGAFLAR, encoded by the coding sequence ATGGCGTTATTTGAAAACCGCGTGGCCATGGTCACGGGTGGGGCATCGGGTATCGGCGAAGCCGTGGTGAAGGACCTGCTGGCCGAGGGGGCCAAGGTCGTGATCGCCGACTTCGACGAGGCGGGCGCCAAACGCCTGGCGGACGGCTACGGCGCCGACCGGGCCCTGGCCTTCAAGGCCGATGTGAGCGATGCGGCGGCGGTGAAGGCCTGCGTGGATTTCGCGGTGGCGAAGTTCGGCGGCCTGCACCTGGCGGTGAACAACGCCGGCATCGGCGCGCCTTCCACGCCGCTGGCCGATATCGCGGTGGAGGACTGGCACCGCGTGCTCGGTGTCGACCTGCACGGCGTCTTCTACGGCATGAAGTACCAGATCCCGGCCATGCTGGCGTCCGGCGGCGGGGCCATCGTCAACATGGCGTCCATCCTGGGCGCGGTGGGCTGGGCGGGGTCGGCCGCCTATGTCACCTCCAAGCATGCGGTGCTCGGCATGACCAAGACGGCGGCGCTCGACTATGCGGGCCAGGCCATCCGGGTCAACGCGGTCGGCCCGGCCTTCGTCGATACGCCGGCGCTTGGCAAGACCATGACCGAGCAGGAGCGCTCGGTGCTGGCGGACATGCATGCCTTCAAGCGCCTAGCCCGGCCGGAGGAGGTCGCGGCGCTGACCAGCTTCCTGCTGTCGGACCGCGCCTCCTTCATGACCGGGACCTATTACCCCGTGGACGGGGCATTCCTCGCGCGCTGA
- a CDS encoding TetR/AcrR family transcriptional regulator: MADETLQDQKGRPTGRPSVEAAGQLEEQLMDAALAVFIRCGYAGTSMEAIAREAGVTKRTLYRRAVSKPALFVEVVERLALKTGVPRLNRIAGATLEQKLRKASDIMLDWVLDPNALALYRMVVADAAHHPGLAATVDGPFQRATDAIAALLAQDGDRPAETVRLGAGMFLRLVISEPLDRAAQGIEAAGSTRQKRARAHTAVDFFLAGWRAWRETAARS; this comes from the coding sequence ATGGCGGACGAGACGCTGCAGGATCAGAAAGGCCGGCCCACCGGCCGCCCCTCGGTGGAGGCGGCGGGCCAGCTGGAGGAGCAGTTGATGGACGCGGCCCTGGCCGTCTTCATCCGCTGCGGCTATGCCGGCACCAGCATGGAGGCCATCGCACGCGAGGCGGGCGTCACCAAACGCACGCTGTATCGGCGGGCGGTGAGCAAGCCGGCGCTGTTCGTGGAGGTGGTCGAACGCCTGGCGCTGAAGACCGGCGTGCCGCGGCTCAACCGGATCGCGGGCGCGACCCTGGAGCAAAAGCTCCGCAAGGCGAGCGACATCATGCTGGACTGGGTGCTGGACCCGAACGCGCTGGCGCTCTACCGCATGGTCGTCGCCGATGCGGCCCACCATCCCGGCCTGGCCGCCACGGTCGATGGTCCCTTCCAGCGGGCCACCGACGCCATCGCGGCCCTGCTGGCGCAGGACGGCGACCGGCCGGCCGAGACGGTGCGGCTGGGCGCGGGCATGTTCCTGCGCCTGGTGATTTCCGAACCGCTGGACCGCGCGGCCCAGGGCATCGAGGCCGCCGGCAGCACGCGCCAAAAACGCGCCCGGGCGCACACGGCCGTCGACTTCTTCCTGGCCGGCTGGCGGGCCTGGCGCGAGACCGCTGCTAGGTCGTAG
- a CDS encoding carboxymuconolactone decarboxylase family protein, which produces MPNASEALTPLQLAMGPVAAATAIGDVARLPGALEAGLDAGLGVEPLKEAIVQLYAYAGFPRSLNALGELMKVVEARRQRGITDAPGALAGPVPTGAQLLAVGTANQTKLAGAPVRGPLFEFAPAIDQFLKIHLFGDIFARDNLDWRTRELVTVAALAALQGVESQLLSHVRICLNVGLTTGQLQQFGQGLGSNGYPDAAGRLDAALARLATT; this is translated from the coding sequence ATGCCGAATGCTTCCGAAGCCCTGACCCCCCTGCAGCTGGCGATGGGGCCGGTCGCCGCCGCCACCGCCATCGGCGATGTCGCCCGCCTGCCCGGCGCGCTCGAAGCGGGGCTCGATGCCGGCCTGGGCGTCGAGCCTCTCAAGGAGGCCATCGTGCAGCTGTATGCGTACGCCGGTTTCCCCCGCAGCCTCAACGCCCTGGGCGAGCTGATGAAGGTGGTGGAGGCGCGGCGCCAGCGCGGCATCACGGACGCGCCCGGCGCGCTGGCCGGGCCGGTGCCGACCGGCGCGCAGCTGCTGGCGGTGGGCACGGCCAACCAGACGAAGCTGGCGGGCGCGCCGGTGCGCGGGCCGCTCTTCGAGTTCGCGCCGGCCATCGACCAGTTCCTGAAGATCCATCTCTTCGGCGACATCTTCGCGCGCGACAACCTGGACTGGCGCACCCGCGAGCTGGTGACGGTGGCGGCCCTGGCCGCCCTGCAGGGGGTGGAGTCGCAGCTGCTGTCCCATGTGCGCATCTGCCTCAACGTGGGGCTCACCACCGGCCAGCTCCAGCAGTTCGGCCAGGGGCTGGGCTCGAACGGTTATCCGGATGCGGCCGGGCGCCTGGATGCGGCGCTGGCGCGCCTTGCTACGACCTAG
- a CDS encoding (R)-mandelonitrile lyase — protein MLFTRLLGGLTCAVAAHSAIGESGSALPGQKISRAGSTASLAGPEANFTGRVRVDPVYAANSDINASGGLVTFEPGARSAWHTHPRGQYLAVTAGVGLTQEWGKPIQEIRPGDVVWCPPGVKHWHGAAPATAMTHLAVTGMAPDGKNVEWMEKVSDEQYHAR, from the coding sequence ATGCTTTTCACCCGCCTGCTCGGTGGCCTGACCTGCGCCGTCGCCGCGCATTCGGCCATCGGCGAATCCGGCTCGGCGCTGCCGGGCCAGAAGATCTCCCGCGCCGGCAGCACGGCCTCGCTGGCCGGGCCCGAAGCCAACTTCACCGGGCGCGTGCGTGTCGACCCGGTCTACGCGGCCAACAGCGACATCAACGCTTCCGGCGGCCTGGTCACCTTCGAGCCGGGTGCGCGCTCGGCCTGGCACACCCATCCGCGCGGCCAGTACCTGGCGGTGACCGCCGGCGTCGGGCTGACGCAGGAATGGGGCAAGCCCATCCAGGAGATCCGCCCCGGCGATGTGGTCTGGTGCCCGCCCGGCGTCAAGCACTGGCACGGCGCCGCGCCGGCCACCGCCATGACCCATCTGGCCGTGACCGGCATGGCGCCGGACGGCAAGAACGTCGAGTGGATGGAGAAGGTGAGCGATGAGCAGTACCACGCCCGCTGA
- a CDS encoding LysR family transcriptional regulator produces MNRESIADLLAFIAVARERSFTRAAARMGVSQSALSHTIRALETRMGVRLLTRTTRSVLPTEAGERLLETVAPRLEEIDAELAAVSEMGSRIGGTIRITAIDLAVDGLIWPRLAPLLAAHPELRVEISTDYRMVDIVAERFDIGIRWGDQVAKDMIAVRIAPDMRQTIVATPAYLQANGVPQSPQDLARHSCITLRLASSGGLYAWELKQGEREMQVRVEGQAVFNGAYQMLHAALSGTGLAFLPQDLTEPHLQAGRLQSVLADWCPVFPGLHAYYPSRRQSSKALALVIDAIRLRG; encoded by the coding sequence ATGAACCGTGAATCCATCGCCGACCTGCTGGCCTTCATCGCCGTGGCGCGCGAGCGCAGCTTCACCCGGGCCGCCGCCCGCATGGGCGTGTCGCAGTCGGCCTTGAGCCACACCATCCGCGCGCTGGAAACCCGCATGGGCGTGCGCCTGCTCACCCGCACCACCCGCAGCGTGCTGCCGACCGAGGCCGGCGAACGCCTGCTGGAAACAGTGGCCCCGCGCCTGGAGGAAATCGACGCCGAACTCGCCGCCGTCAGCGAGATGGGCTCGCGCATCGGCGGCACCATCCGCATCACCGCCATCGACCTGGCGGTGGACGGCCTGATCTGGCCGCGACTGGCGCCGCTGCTGGCGGCCCATCCCGAGCTGCGGGTGGAGATCAGCACTGACTACCGCATGGTCGACATCGTCGCCGAGCGTTTCGACATCGGCATCCGCTGGGGCGACCAGGTCGCCAAGGACATGATCGCGGTGCGCATCGCACCCGACATGCGCCAGACCATCGTCGCCACGCCCGCCTACCTGCAGGCCAACGGCGTGCCGCAGTCGCCGCAGGACCTGGCACGGCACAGCTGCATCACCCTGCGCCTGGCCAGCAGCGGCGGCCTCTACGCCTGGGAACTGAAGCAGGGCGAGCGCGAGATGCAGGTGCGCGTGGAGGGCCAGGCCGTCTTCAACGGCGCCTACCAGATGCTCCACGCCGCCCTGTCGGGCACCGGCCTGGCCTTTCTGCCGCAGGACCTGACCGAACCCCATCTGCAGGCCGGGCGCCTGCAGTCGGTGCTGGCCGACTGGTGCCCGGTGTTCCCCGGCCTGCATGCCTACTACCCCAGCCGGCGGCAGTCCTCCAAGGCGCTGGCGCTGGTGATCGACGCCATCCGCCTGCGCGGCTGA